The segment GACGTCCATGTCGTGCTCGATGAGGACGACCGTCAGCCCGAGCTCGTCCCGTATCTCCTCGATGAGGGTCGCCGTCGCCGTCGTCGCGCCGGGACTCATCCCCGACGTGGGCTCGTCGAGCAGCAGCACCTCGGGGTCGGTCGCCAGCGCCATCGCGATGCCGAGGCGGCGCTGGTTGCCGTGGGGGAGGTTCTTCGCGAGCGTCGTCGGCGGGGCGTCGAGCCCGACCGTGTCGAGCAGTTCGAGTGCTCGCTCCCTGCCCACGGACCGATGGTCACGGAACAGGTCGAAGCTGAACGCGCCGCGCTGGGTCGTCTGGACGACCACGCGGACGTTCTCCAGTACCGTCTGGTCCTCGAACAGCTCGTTCGACTGGAACGACCGCGCCAGTCCGAGGTGCGGTCGCTCGTGCTCGGCGCGGTCGGTGACGTCCGCGCCGTCGAGGAACACCCGTCCGTCGGTCGGCGGGAGCGTCCCCATGAT is part of the Haloarchaeobius litoreus genome and harbors:
- a CDS encoding ABC transporter ATP-binding protein, with the translated sequence MSDTADASGEATDDVGATDAGHEADAVPSPDPAVDPTDAVLATDELHRTFGEVTAVDHVSLGVERGELRAIIGPNGAGKTTLFNTIMGTLPPTDGRVFLDGADVTDRAEHERPHLGLARSFQSNELFEDQTVLENVRVVVQTTQRGAFSFDLFRDHRSVGRERALELLDTVGLDAPPTTLAKNLPHGNQRRLGIAMALATDPEVLLLDEPTSGMSPGATTATATLIEEIRDELGLTVVLIEHDMDVVLSISDRISVLNRGSVIATGPPEEIQANDAVQDAYLGGMREEL